TAGTCGTATTGGTTCAAATTTACCAATAGCTCGGGACCTTTGTGATATCTCGATGCGACTCTGACGTTGTAATGAACCCCCGGATGGTAAAATTCAGCTAAACCCCAGTCGATAAGCCTTAGCTTACGTTCATTTGGGTCTATCATAACATTTTGTGGTTTAACGTCCCTATGCATAATCCCCATCGAATGGCAGTAGTCCAAAGCGATGAGCAGCTGTGTAAAATAGTATTGAATGTCGCTCAACTTGAAAGTCGGATATAATGTTCTGAAATCTAcatttttcacttcttcgaagatTAAAGCTGGTATCTTTGAACCGGGATCCTGTACGATATCAAGTAGACCAATAACGTTTGGACCTCCGGTCAAGTTGGTTAAAATCTTCAGCTCACGGTATatctttttcatcttcacaGGTTTCAGTACTTTAATCACACAGGGCTGATTATTAGTGACACTCTTCCCACTAAACACTTCAGAATATTTCCCACGACCAATCTTGTTCACAATTTCATGGTTCGAAATCTTTCCCCACTCAATAGTAACTCCCTGCTCATAATCCCAATATTCCTGGGGTCTTTTCTCACAGGCATCTTTATAGACCCTTGCCAACGAGTATACGCGACTCGATTTCTGGTTCAAAGTTGAAGGAGGTAAAGGCATGGCTcaatggtcaaattttaACTCAAAACTATCGACCCAACTCTAGACTGTTCCTAGGATCCTGATGTTAATCCACTTCAAGCTTATTGCGAGATGAGtgtttgttgaaattttatgCATTCAACAACCCCTCGGTgttttgaaaagtttttCTTAGCGTATACATTAGAGTATCGATGCCCAAGACTAATCAAGTGAAAAGACTCAATATTTAAGTCTCCATTGTATGTTGAGTATGGTATGCTAAGGCAAGTCGCCGTGTTGAAGTTCGAGCTGGGCAGTAAGAATGATAATGTGGTGATTCGTGACGTTCAGTTGTGGAAAGACGTCGAGAGCCATGAGCAGACGATTCGATCCTTGAAAGGATGCTTCTTGCAGTATGTGGATTATTACAAATTACCCCTGTGGATTACTGGAATTGGCACAGTGACGACGTGTTTGACCGGCAGTTCAACGACACTGGCTTATTTTACTAGTAAGTTAAGACGCGAAAGGCGTGGAATAGTCATTGAGACAACTGGCGGATACGCTGTGCTATACAAAAGCGAAAACACAGTCCAATGCCTTGAAATCGACCTGTCAGTAAAGACTTTGTTGGATTCGCAGATTAATGGGCTCGAGAATACACTCGTCTCTGCATCGGCAAAGGACAATAATATCGATGTGATCTTACgtcaatctcatcaaagacaAACTCATAATAACAACAAAGTAATGAAAAACTTGCAAATAAGcgagaagaaattgcagTTCAACGATACATTGTCTCGGTTGATCCTAGGTGGGCTACGTCTACGAGGTATACCAAATTCACAATTCGGGTTTCAAAAACTCTACAGAATGACTTTTAACGCAGCAGAATTCGCACACAGAGCTCAATTGCAGCAGCAGGCTACATCGAACGAACCACAAGTACCATTCGAAGAGCTTCAGGCTACCGTTGAGACCTTACTTCAGCTGTTCACCAGGTCTTAGCCACGTGAAAAGATGGAGGCGGGTAAAACAGCCTTATTATAAGCTAACAAGTGGCGAAGAAGGTTTGAATGTGAACTTGTCCCTAGAGGTTGACAGATTTGTGAGGGACTTGTGCCGGGTTCCACATTATTTTGGATTGCTTGCAGAGTGACGGTATGGGATCTGGCAAACACcttcttgttttcatcCATGGTTTATGGGGGAATTACAAGCACatgaactctttgaacaCAGTGTTCGAGAAAACACTTGCTAACCATCCGGAGCTTGTATACTATGCACCACGTCAAAATGCTATGTTCAAGACTTTTGATGGGATTGAAATTGTTGGTTATAGGACTTTGACGGAGATATGTCAGTTTATCACCGGTTATAAAGAGGGCCCTATAACTAAGATCAGTATCGTAGGTTACTCAATGGGGGGTCTTATTGCAAGGTTTGTCATTGGTAAGATGTATAGCGAATTTGACAAAATATTTGGCGATATTGAGCCTCAGATATTTATGACTTTAGCTACACCACATTTGGGAGTTGAGTTTTACAATCCTGAGAATTCGAAATCTCGTCGTATTCTTCACTCATTGATTAGAAGTTTGGGCTCTAGTATTCTGGGTAAAAGTGGAAGAGAAATGTTTATCACGAATTCGAAGAATGATATCTTACTTAAATTGACAGAGGATCAGTTTTTAAAAAGTTTGTCAAGATTCAAATGGAGAGTAGTAATTGCTAATGTCAAGAATGATAGGACAGTGGCATT
This DNA window, taken from Torulaspora delbrueckii CBS 1146 chromosome 2, complete genome, encodes the following:
- the CKA2 gene encoding casein kinase 2 catalytic subunit CKA2 (similar to Saccharomyces cerevisiae CKA2 (YOR061W); ancestral locus Anc_5.662), giving the protein MPLPPSTLNQKSSRVYSLARVYKDACEKRPQEYWDYEQGVTIEWGKISNHEIVNKIGRGKYSEVFSGKSVTNNQPCVIKVLKPVKMKKIYRELKILTNLTGGPNVIGLLDIVQDPGSKIPALIFEEVKNVDFRTLYPTFKLSDIQYYFTQLLIALDYCHSMGIMHRDVKPQNVMIDPNERKLRLIDWGLAEFYHPGVHYNVRVASRYHKGPELLVNLNQYDYSLDLWSVGCMLAAIIFKKEPFFKGSTNADQLVKIAAVLGTKELLSYLNKYSLKLPSEYDNIMRDFTRKPWSHFITSETNLAVPEIVDLIDNLLRYDHQERLTAKEAMNHKFFKMECE
- the SLD7 gene encoding Sld7p (similar to Saccharomyces cerevisiae YOR060C; ancestral locus Anc_5.661), with amino-acid sequence MLRQVAVLKFELGSKNDNVVIRDVQLWKDVESHEQTIRSLKGCFLQYVDYYKLPLWITGIGTVTTCLTGSSTTLAYFTSKLRRERRGIVIETTGGYAVLYKSENTVQCLEIDLSVKTLLDSQINGLENTLVSASAKDNNIDVILRQSHQRQTHNNNKVMKNLQISEKKLQFNDTLSRLILGGLRLRGIPNSQFGFQKLYRMTFNAAEFAHRAQLQQQATSNEPQVPFEELQATVETLLQLFTRS